From the genome of Seriola aureovittata isolate HTS-2021-v1 ecotype China chromosome 6, ASM2101889v1, whole genome shotgun sequence, one region includes:
- the uts2d gene encoding urotensin 2 domain containing has protein sequence MDRVPVLNYCLGLLGLLLLQGALNVEGRSIFNPGNHVFNPKEDTDAQSKVLALLLHKSLIPIEKDDPLGLELANKLAELEQLRALREDLELEREITANLAESKSIAQKRGEPCFWKYCV, from the exons ATGGACAGGGTTCCTGTTTTGAATTACTGCTTAGGACTCCTGGGTTTGTTACTACTGCAGGGAGCGCTAAATGTTGAGGGAAGGAGCATATTTAACCCTG GAAACCATGTTTTTAATCCCAAAGAAGACACAGATGCCCAGAGCAAAGTTCTAGCACTCTTACTACACAAAAGCTTAATTCCAATTGAAAAGGATGATCCTCTAG GTCTTGAGCTGGCTAATAAATTAGCTGAATTAGAGCAG CTGCGGGCGCTGAGGGAGGACCTGGAGTTGGAGAGGGAGATCACAGCCAATTTGGCAGAAAGCAAATCCATAGCTCAGAAGAGGGGCGAAC CTTGCTTCTGGAAATACTGTGTCTGA
- the LOC130170908 gene encoding platelet glycoprotein V translates to MDSSVRGLLWFILILCTLPHLTCNMVCPNSCLCNFNGAVMCVGNALTDIPKQLPSNTYMLFLNDTNMNVINEQSLANQDLVLRFSLTHSHLHTIHPQAFHVAPQLKSVKLSSNDLSTLPARVFSPLTALEQLYIDENQLETIAPEIFEGLVVLQHLDLRQNKLTSPASDVFDGLTNLTLLNLGRNSIKYLPPTIFHSLPKLLSLSIYNNELEVLEDGIFDELVNLEELKLHHNQIASLPPQVFWSLRNLKTLTLSSNRFQTIPEKSFYNMPMLSQLTIYNNPLLSLPDELMGHMPEMREFYLYNTNLTTVPGNLFANMSGLLRLNFHLNYKLRELPSDLFCCLPVLQKLSLKSNNLHHLHPQLFSRLTKLGLLFLNDNKIQNIPEKTFQGLGELLTIDLKKNHLNNLPGHIFLPNTALRSLTLSDNPWDCTCGIRGIARWIRHNQHVVIDKEDVMCQSPMYQLLRTIVSLRDEEFNFCDTTTVPSFPTLNELHETAQPFHTISTIGQKTASTTSLPGATSATTEGATQQATIPATTKPADSTTSEVKTHSTSLHTVSTTLPSEEFPLVSETDSIHCKSAPFYDILVVEQGPEFVHHNFHRGWVYVWYLPSDITLAGLHMFCHILLVAAGLFLILAAMYSIYRLGKTMDKLKAERAHNEG, encoded by the exons ATGGATTCTTCAGTCAGAG GGCTCTTATGGTTCATACTCATCCTCTGTACTCTGCCGCACCTCACCTGCAACATGGTCTGCCCAAACAGCTGCCTGTGCAACTTTAATGGCGCCGTCATGTGTGTTGGCAATGCCCTCACAGATATACCAAAGCAGCTGCCTTCCAACACATACATGCTGTTCCTaaatgacacaaacatgaatgtTATAAATGAGCAGAGCCTGGCAAACCAGGACCTCGTGTTGCGCTTCAGTTTGACTCACAGCCATCTACACACCATCCATCCCCAGGCCTTCCACGTCGCTCCACAGCTCAAGTCCGTCAAGCTGTCATCCAATGATCTCTCTACACTTCCTGCTCGAGTGTTCAGTCCTCTGACCGCTCTGGAACAGCTGTATATTGATGAAAACCAGTTGGAGACCATTGCTCCGGAAATATTTGAAGGACTTGTTGTGTTACAGCATCTGGacctgagacaaaacaaactaactAGTCCTGCTTCAGATGTTTTTGATGGACTGACCAACCTCACCTTACTGAACCTTGGCAGGAACTCCATAAAGTACCTTCCACCTACCATCTTTCACTCCTTACCCAAACTCCTTAGCCTCTCGATCTATAACAACGAGCTTGAGGTGCTAGAAGATGGGATATTTGATGAACTTGTCAACCTTGAGGAGCTTAAACTCCACCACAACCAGATAGCCAGCCTCCCACCTCAGGTTTTCTGGTCACTGAGGAACCTGAAGACCCTCACCTTGTCCTCCAACCGATTTCAGACTATCCCGGAAAAAAGCTTTTATAACATGCCCATGCTGAGCCAGCTTACCATTTACAACAACCCACTGCTATCTCTACCAGACGAGCTGATGGGTCACATGCCTGAGATGAGAGAATTTTATCTGTATAATACTAATCTCACTACTGTTCCTGGAAACTTATTCGCTAATATGTCTGGGCTGCTGCGCCTTAATTTCCATTTAAATTACAAACTGAGGGAGTTGCCTTCAGACCTTTTTTGCTGTCTTCCCGTCCTTCAGAAACTCTCGCTGAAATCCAACAACCTCCATCATCTACATCCTCAGCTCTTCTCCAGACTAACCAAACTGGGCCTGTTGTTTCTAAATGACAATAAGATTCAGAATATACCGGAAAAAACTTTTCAGGGCCTTGGAGAGCTTTTGACCATCGATTTGAAGAAGAACCACCTCAACAATCTTCCAGGACATATTTTCTTACCAAATACAGCTTTGAGGTCTCTTACACTGAGTGACAACCCCTGGGATTGTACTTGTGGTATCCGAGGTATTGCAAGATGGATAAGACATAATCAACATGTGGTCATAGACAAAGAGGATGTGATGTGTCAAAGTCCAATGTACCAACTGCTCCGTACGATTGTCTCTCTGCGTGATGAGGAGTTCAACTTCTGTGATACGACAACAGTCCCAAGTTTTCCTACACTGAACGAGTTGCATGAGACAGCACAACCATTCCACACCATTTCAACAATTGGACaaaaaacagcttcaacaaCCTCACTACCTGGAGCAACATCAGCCACCACTGAAGGAGCTACCCAACAAGCCACCATCCCAGCAACCACTAAACCTGCAGATTCAACCACCTCGGAAGTCAAAACACACTCAACATCCCTCCACACTGTAAGCACCACTCTACCTAGTGAAGAGTTTCCTCTCGTTTCTGAGACTGACTCAATTCATTGTAAGTCAGCTCCTTTCTATGACATACTGGTGGTTGAACAGGGGCCAGAGTTTGTTCACCACAACTTTCACAGGGGCTGGGTGTATGTCTGGTATCTGCCCTCAGATATAACATTGGCTGGCCTCCACATGTTTTGTCATATCCTTCTTGTGGCTGCAGGCTTGTTCCTCATTCTTGCTGCCATGTATAGTATCTATCGCCTCGGCAAGACCATGGATAAGCTGAAGGCTGAGCGCGCACATAATGAAGGGTAA
- the lrrc15 gene encoding leucine-rich repeat-containing protein 15, producing MDLPLTLPVVLLLCALNAVVWACPDQCKCQGTKILCSGLSDFPTAVPSSTTALYFSNCSIYSLKPEDLSDFSNALGIFVIKDTVLREVRPGTLDSTLNMGALGFSGTELQDLPEALFQNLQKLESMNLKSNRLLVLRPKWFSTLTYLKALDLSKNLFTSVPVETFHPLTELHYLFLSGNNISQLSRETFKGLSNLKTLRLSKNSLRELPMGSLDDLGNLEELSLNDNLITHLHHDLFSKTPKLEKLFLSHNRLTSLTQGIFLNLPLLSQISLYENQLESLGPGVFGPMAVQELWLYDNKLSRVEDDTFKNLTQLHLLVLSRNQISYVSAGAFRGLEQLGEVSLHTNQLTTLQAGTFQGLPSLVNISLEHNFISSLPLDFLQGLSHLGQIDFRNNSLPNLPQEILDALTVADEVLLQQNPWRCDKDIVPLRDWLIRHPSKANQTLVVCEVPFSMNGEMIAVMTNENLMPLSSTKEPVLTSTEKRRKPNTPPTRRSTSSPAVKATPTAEHEEVTSSGQGEKGTVSNDTLIILIIIAVVSTVIISTVIISCVCWRRNKRGRGNIGRRNKNSVL from the coding sequence ATGGACCTGCCACTGACCCTTCCTGTGGTCCTACTTCTCTGCGCCCTTAATGCTGTTGTTTGGGCGTGTCCGGATCAGTGCAAATGTCAAGGAACCAAGATCCTCTGCAGTGGCCTCTCTGATTTCCCCACAGCTGTTCCCTCATCTACCACTGCCCTCTACTTCTCCAACTGCAGTATCTACTCTCTGAAGCCAGAAGACCTGAGTGATTTCTCTAATGCCCTTGGCATCTTTGTGATTAAAGACACTGTTCTGAGAGAAGTGCGCCCTGGCACACTCGATTCCACCCTGAATATGGGTGCTCTAGGGTTTAGTGGCACCGAACTGCAAGATCTTCCTGAGGCTTTGTTTCAAAATCTTCAGAAGCTTGAGTCTATGAATCTGAAGAGCAATAGACTTCTGGTACTACGCCCTAAGTGGTTTTCCACGCTGACATATCTGAAAGCTCTTGACCTTAGTAAGAACCTTTTCACCTCTGTACCTGTGGAAACCTTTCATCCTCTTACTGAGCTACATTACCTTTTTCTTTCCGGAAACAACATCAGTCAACTGTCTAGAGAGACATTCAAGGGTCTTTCTAACCTTAAAACCTTGCGACTTAGTAAAAACTCACTGCGGGAACTCCCTATGGGCAGTCTGGATGACCTTGGAAACCTGGAGGAACTATCTCTAAATGACAATCTAATCACTCACCTCCACCATGACCTGTTCTCTAAGACTCCGAAGCTTGAGAAGCTGTTCCTCTCTCATAACAGGCTTACATCTCTTACACAAGGGATCTTCTTAAACCTGCCACTCCTTTCCCAAATCTCACTGTATGAAAACCAGCTGGAGAGTCTGGGTCCAGGGGTGTTTGGGCCCATGGCCGTGCAGGAGTTGTGGCTGTATGACAACAAGCTGAGCCGTGTGGAGGATGACACATTCAAAAATCTAACTCAGTTGCATCTCCTGGTGCTTAGTCGCAACCAGATCAGCTATGTTTCTGCTGGGGCCTTTAGAGGGTTGGAGCAGCTGGGAGAGGTATCACTTCACACCAATCAGCTCACAACCCTGCAAGCTGGGACTTTCCAAGGTCTGCCCAGTCTGGTCAACATTTCCTTGGAGCACAACTTCATCAGCTCCCTTCCTCTGGATTTTCTGCAGGGTCTGAGTCACCTAGGACAGATAGACTTTAGAAACAATTCCCTTCCCAACCTGCCACAGGAAATTCTAGATGCGCTCACCGTGGCAGACGAAGTACTCCTGCAGCAGAACCCCTGGAGGTGTGACAAGGACATTGTGCCCCTTAGGGATTGGCTGATACGGCATCCATCCAAGGCCAACCAAACCCTCGTGGTGTGTGAAGTACCTTTCAGTATGAATGGTGAGATGATTGCAGTGATGACAAATGAGAACCTGATGCCTCTCAGCTCTACCAAGGAGCCTGTGTTGACCTCAacggagaagaggaggaaacccAATACCCCTCCAACCAGACGAAGCACTTCCTCACCTGCTGTCAAGGCCACACCCACCGCAGAGCATGAAGAGGTCACCAGCAGCGGACAAGGGGAAAAGGGAACGGTTTCTAATGATACTTTGATCATCCTTATCATCATCGCAGTGGTGTCCACTGTCATCATCAGCACTgtcatcatcagctgtgtgtgctgGAGGAGGAACAAGAGAGGCCGGGGAAATATAGGCCGCAGAAATAAGAACTCTGTGCTGTAG